AACGACCGCCCGCCTGCGGCGCTGGGCGCGCGAGCAGCAGGCCGACCTGACCCTGCAAGTCGAGGGCGAGGACGTGCTGATCGAAAGCGGCATCCTGCAACGTATCAGCGACCCGCTGCTGCACCTGCTGACCAACGCCGCGTACCACGGGCTGGCGAGCGAAAGCGCCGAAAGCCGCCGCGCCGCCGGCAAAAACCCCCAGGGCACCGTCTGGATTCGCGCCGCCGAACAGGGCAACTTTCTGGAAGTCACGGTGGCCGACGACGGGCAGGGCCTGGACTACGCCCGCATCCGCGAGCGGGCGCTGGAGCGCGGGCTGCGTTCGGCGCAGGAACTCGAACAGCTCAGCAGCGACGAACTCGGGCGCCTGATTCTTCTTCCCGGCTTTTCCACCGCCCGCGAGGTCGGCAACGTGGCCGGGCGTGGGGTGGGGCTGGACGTGGTCGCCACGGCGGTTCGTCAGCTCGGCGGCGAGCTGCTGATCAGCTCCGAGCGCGGCGTAGGCACAGCGTTTACCCTGCGTGTGCCGACCACGCAGCGCATCATGGACGTGCTGCACCTCGACCTGGGGGCTGGCCACCACGCCGCCCTGCCGGTGGGCAGCGTCCGCTCGCTGCGCGACGTGCCGCTCGGCGACCTGCGCCGCGACGACGGGCAACTGTGGCTCGACTTCGGCGGCCAGCCGGTGCCGGTGGTGGACGCCCGGCCCATCTGGGGGCACGCGCCGCAGGATACGGACACCGAAGCGCACCTCGCCGTGGTGTCGAGCATTTCCGGCCTGCTCGCCCTGCGCGTGCACGACTTCGGGGACATCGAAGAAGTCGCCGTGACCGCGCCCAGCGGCCTGCTCGCGCCGCTCGACTACCTCGCGGGGATGGCGGTGTCGGGGACCGGACAGGTGCTGGCGATTCTCGACCCGGCGGGCGTGCTGCGCCTGAGCCGCCGCCCCGCCACCTGGCTGGGTCAGGCCCAGCGGCAAGTCCAGGCGACTGGCAACCAACGTTTGCTGCTGGTGGACGACTCGCTGAGCGTGCGCCGGCTGGTGGGCCGCATGCTCGAACGCGGCGGTTATCAGGTGGTCACGGCGAGCGACGGCCAGGAAGCGCTCGACCTGCTGCAACAGGACGCCGACTTCGGCGCGGTGGTCACCGACCTCGAAATGCCGCGCGTCAACGGCTACGAACTGCTCTCCGCCGTCCGCGCCCGCCCTGCCACCGCCGGGCTTCCCATGCTGGTCATGACCACCCGCGCCGGGGAAAAACACCAGCGGCTGGCCTTCCAGCTCGGCGCCGACGACTACTTCACCAAGCCGGTCAACGAGGCGCTGCTGCTGCGCCGCCTGGGCACCTTGCAGCAGGCGCAGCAGGCCGGGGTGAGCGCGTGACCGCCGTCCCCCGTTCTCCGGCCCGGCCCGAACTCGTGTCCGCCCTGCCGATTCTGACCATCCTCAACGACCCCGACCGGGCGGCGATGTACCGCCACCTCGCCGGGCAGGCGGGGGTGCCGACCATCGAGGCGGAGGGGGCGCTGCACGCCCTGACGCAGCTCGAGCGTATGCCGGTGGCGGCCATCATCTGCGACGCCCAGATGGAAGACATGAGCGGCGAGGACTTCCGCGAAGTGGTCACCGCCGAGGAAAGCACCCACGACGTGCCGGTGTACGTGCTGCCGCAGTTGCCGGAAGCTGGAAATGGGGACGCCGGGGCGCTGCCCACCAGCCCGCAGGTGCTCGGCGAAGTGCTGACCGAACTGGGCCTTTCACCCGCTCAGCTCCCGGTGCCGCTGCGGACAGGCGCCCCGGCGCACCTGCACGGCGACCTCTCGCAGTTCAGCCTGCCCGAATTCCTGAACTGGGTGGCCGAAATGCGCTTTTCCGGGCACTGGCTGGTCACGGTCAGCAGCCGTCAGGGCGCCGCGCAGCCGCTGGCCGGACATCTGGTGATGCGCGGGGGCGACCTCGTGTACGCCGAGTGCGGCGGGCACAGTGGCAAGGCCGCCGTCTTCACGTTGCTCCAGGCCATCGAGGAATACCGCGACGCCATCTTTCACTTCTACCTCGCCGAGGCGCCGGACGACGTGCGCTCGCCCGACCTGCACGCGGCCACGCCCCGGCTGCTGATCGAACTGGCGGTGGACCTCGACCACCACGCCGCCGGGCACAGCCTGCACTGATTGTGTCGCCCGTACGGCGCCTGTTTTTCCACTGAAGCTGCTTTCCCGCCTTCTTGACGTTTTCTCTTCCGACTGGAGCCCTTTTTCATGCCTGACATCCTCATCGTCGACGACAGCATCAGCGTGCGTAAAGCGCTGGAAATCACCCTTCGCAACCACAACGTCTCCAGCGCCAGCGCCGTGAGCGCCGAGCAGGCCCTCGAGCGCCTCGCCGAAGACCCCGGCGCCTTCGACCTGCTGATGATCGACGTGATCATGCCCGGCAAAAGCGGCGTGGAGCTGTGCGAGGAACTCAAGGCCGACCCGCGCTACGCCGCGCTGCCCGTCATCCTGATGAGCGGCAACGTGGACGACGAGGTCAAGGAACAGGCGCAGCAGGTCGGCGCCGAGGGCCTGCTGAAAAAGCCTTTCCGCTCCGAGGAACTCATTCCCCTCGTTCAGAGCACCCTCGAAGACGCGCGGGAACGCCGCCAGCACGCGGCAGACGCGGTGCAGCCCCCGGCACCCGCCACCGAACAACCGGCAGCCGAGAAGATGGACGACGCGGCGCTCACCGCGCTCTCGGACCTGCTCCAGACCTACGAGGACCACCCCCGCGTGCGCGACGTGGTGATGCTCGACCGCCAGGGCCAGCCGCTGCGTCAGACCGGCAACGTGCTGCCCGAGAACATCCAGCTGTTCGCCCGTTTCTTCACCAACACGGCGGGTGTGCTGGGCAAGCAGATGCTCGGCGAGGACATTCAGGACGTGACCATCCGCTACGGCGGGCACGAGATGGTGATTCACAACCTGCCCGAGCACTTCGTGGTGGTGCTGATGGGCGAGGGGCAGCCCAGCCTGCAAGCCTGAATCCCGTCAGGGCTGCGCTCCCGGCAGCCACTCCCACGCCACGCCGAGGCCCCCGAGCAGCCGCTCGACCTCGGCGTGGCGTTCGCCGCTCACCACGTCCCGAATGAGAATCCGCTCGACCCGGCCCGGCCAGGCGCGGACGAACGCCGCGTAAATCTCCGGGTCGCGCTCACCGCTGTCGCCGAGCAGGGTGAAGGTGGCCCCGGTCTGCCGGGCGAGGGTATCGAGCGCCTGTCCCTTGTGCTGGGCGCCGGACACGCTGGGAAAATCGCGCAGCAGCAGCGGCCCGGCGGGAAAGCCACGCGTGCCCAGCAGCTCCTGCAATGGGGCGCCGAGTCCTTCGGGGCTGTTGCTGAGGTACACCATCGGCCCCCGCGCCGCCTCCGCTTGCAAGAGGGCCTGCACCCCCGGAAACACCGGACGCGTCAGCGCGTTTTGCCGCAGGATGCGCGCCGCGCCGCCCTGCCGCACGCCGGTCACGATGACGGTGTCGTCAAGGTCGGTCACAGTAAGGTGAGCGGCCCTGTTCAACTGCCAGTCGGGCGCCGCCTGTGCCCCGGCGCCCGGCACCTCCACCCGCACCGCTCCGGCCCCCGGCGGCAGCGTGCAGGCGGCGTGGCCCCGATCATCGGTCTGGGTGTTCACCGTCTCTCCCCTTTCCGGCGTGCAGCGCACCGGCACCCCGGCAAGCGGGTTGGGCAGCAGTTGCGAGAGGGTCCGCAGCACATTCACCGCCGCGCTGTCTTCTGCCCGCGCCGGGCGCTGGCCCCAGGGGTCGTCCTCGGCGACGCGCACTTCCACCCGGCCCGGCTGCGGGTGGGCAAGCAGGGTGAGCTGCGCGGCGCTGGCACTGGCGGGAAGCAGGGTGAGGATGGCATAGGTCAGGGCAATGCGGCGCAGCGTCATTTCGCCTGACAGGCTGCCATGAAGTCGTCCGGTTCATCCAGATGCAGGCTGACCCGCCGCGCCTCGCGCTCGCTGCCGAAGAGGCCCCAGAGCCGCACCGGCTCGGCAAAGGTCAGGGTCACGTTGGGCTTCACGTCAATGGCGATCCTCAGGGCGTCCCCGTCGGTTTCAAGGCAATAGGGCGCGGCCCCGGCTACGTTCGCCAGCGGGGTGCTGCCGGTCCAGTGCAGGCCACTGCGGAGGTACAGCCGCTGCCCTCCGACTGTCACCGGGCGCAGACTCAGGGCGCGGGCATAGGCGAGGAGCCAAATGGCGCCCAAGACTTCCAGCACGGTCCAGCCCCACGCTGCCGACTCATTCCAGCGGGCGAGCAGGACGTGGGCCAGCAGGCCTTCCACCAGAGTGGCGAACAGCAGCAGCGTGACGGTGGCTGAAGTCGCCGTGCCCCGGCGGGTGCCGAACGGTTGGCCGGTGGGCAGGCGAGGCCGCCGCACGAGATGGCTGAGCATCAGCATGTCCTGAAGCACCAGCCGGACCCCGCGTGGCTGCGCCGAAAAGCGCGACCAGTACGCGTAGACCCGTTCCAGGTCATCCAGTTCGGCGTACCCCTCCGGCAGCGGCGTCCGCAGCCCGCGCCACGCGAACGCCGCGCCCACCAGCAGGCCGAACGCTTCCAACCACAGGGAGTGCCGCAACAACGGAAACACCAGACCGGCGAGCGCCACGCCGCGCAGCACGATGCCGAGCAGGGGCCGCCAGTGCCGTTCCTGGCGCGGTGTGACCAGAAAAACGAGGGCGGCGGTGGTGAGGGTCGCGTCGAAAAGGGCCGCGTGCGCGAGGCGCGGCGTGTCTTGCGGAAAGCGCACGCTCAGGGCCAGCGCCGCTGTCAGGACAAACGCGGGCCACAGCCAGGCCAGGCGGCGAGGAAAGGGGACCGCACGCAGCGTTTGCACCATGAGTCAGGGTAGATGAAGCGCAACTGACGAAGTGTCCCATCCACCCTAGCCCCGTCCTCCAGCCACGCGGCACAGCCCGCTAGATTGACCGCATGAAGTACGTCTCCACCCGCAGCCAGACCGACCTCGGCAGCTTTTGCGATGTGCTGCTCTCCGGCCTCGCGCCCGACGGGGGGCTGGCGATGCCCGCTTTCATCCCGACCTTCAGCGCGGCGGAGCTGGAGGCCCTGCGCGGCCTGAGCTACCCCGACCTCGCCTACGCGGTGATGCGGCCCTTCATCTCCGACATCCCCGAGGCCGACCTGCGGGCGCTGCTGCACGCGACCTACCGCGCCGAGGTGTTCGGCAGCCCGGACATTACGCCGCTGACACCCCTGGGCGAGTCGGGACTTTACCTGCTCGAACTCTCCAACGGCCCCAGCCTCGCCTTCAAGGACATGGCGATGCAGTTTATGGGGCACGCCTTCGAGTATGTGCTGGAAAAGCGCGACCAGCGCGTGAATATCCTCGGCGCGACGTCGGGCGACACCGGCAGCGCCGCCGAGTACGCGATGCTCGGCAAGGCGCGGGTCAACGTCTTCATGCTCTCGCCGCAGGGCCGCATGAGCGCCTTTCAGCAGGCGCAGATGTACAGCCTGAATGAGCCAAATATTTTCAACATCGCCATCGAGGGCGTGTTCGACGACTGCCAAGACCTCGTGAAAGAGGTGAACGCCGACGCGGAGTTCAAGGCGAAGTACCACATCGGCGCCGTCAACTCGATCAACTGGGGCCGGGTGCTCGCGCAGGCGGTGTACTACTTCCGGGCGTACTTTGCGCTGGGACTGCCTGCGGATGCCGAGGCCGATTTCTCGGTGCCGAGCGGCAATTTCGGCAACGTGTTCGCCGGCTACCTCGCCAAACGGATGGGCCTGCCGGTCGGCCAGCTCATCGTTGCCAGCAATGAAAACGACGTGCTGCACGAGTTTTTCACCACCGGCAGCTATCACGTCCGCCCGGCAGCGCGGGTGGCGGTCACGTCGAGCCCCAGCATGGACATCGGCAAGGCGAGCAACTTCGAGCGCTACCTCTACCTGATTGCCGGGGCCGACGCGGTGCAGACGGCGGGCTGGTGGGACGAAGTCGGCGCGGGCCGCCCGGTGGAACTGCGCGACACGGCGCACTGGCCGGAGATTCAGAGCAGCGGCTTTCGCGCGGGCAAAAGCACCCACGCCGACCGGCTGGCGACCATCCGGCGGGTGGACGAGCAGTTTGGCCGCCTGATCGACCCCCACACCGCCGACGGCGTGCTGGCCGGCGAGGGGTTCCGGCGCAGCGGCGTGCCGATGGTCTGTCTGGAAACCGCCCTGCCCGCTAAATTCGAGGAAACGGTGCGCGAGGCGGTGGGCCGCGTGCCCGAGCGCCCCACACGCTTTGTCGGCATCGAAAGCAAGGAGCGCTTCTGCGACGTGCTGCCCAACGACGCGGCGGCGCTCAAGGCATATCTGGCGGCTAAACTCGGCTGAAGTCAGCGGTTCAAGGCAACGACCTACCCGTCACGCCCCCAACGCGACACCCGGCGAATGACCCAGGCGATTGCCAGCAGCGACAGCAGATAAGACCCGAAACCCCAGACCCAGAACGCCCGCTCGCTCGCTATCTTCTGAGTCAGGTACTCGAAGTTCTGACCGAAAAACCCCGTGAGGAAGGTCAGCGGCAGAAAAATGGTGGACACCACCGTGAGCTGCCGCGCCACCTCACTCTGTTGCTGAGCGGCGAGCGACTGGTACACGTCGAACACCCGCTGACTCAGGTCGCGCTCGGCGCCGAGGCGTTCGACCACCCCTATCGCGTGGTCGTGGACATCGCGGTAGTACGGCGCCTGGGCCGGGCCGCCGACAGGCGCCTCCTCCGGCGCGTGCACGAAAGTTGGCAGGGTGTCGCGCAGCGACAGGGCGACGGTGTAAGCCTCATGGGTGACTTCCTCAAGCGAAAAAATGCGCTGAAGCAGCTCGGGATGCACGACCTGGCTGCGCGTCATCGTCGTGCGGACCTCGCGCAGTTCGCGCTCAATCTGGTCGGTCAGCTCGCGCAGATTGTCCACGATGGTGTCCAGAATCACGTAGGTCAGCGAACTGGCACTGGAACGCCACGCGGCGGGGACAAGTTGCCAGCGCTCCACGATTTCCTCGTCGGCGAACAGCGGCTGATGCTGAATGGTCAGTACGAACCGTTGCCCGATAAACAGCGCCATTTCGTGCAGTTGCAAGCGGTCCTGCGACGGCAAGGAGGCGCCGTGCAGCACCACGAACCAGAAGGTGTCGTAGGGCTCCACCTTGACCCGCTGCCCACCCACGAGCGCGTCCTCGATCGCCAGCGGGTGCAGGTCGAACGGCTCGCGCAGGGCTTCGAGGTCGGCGGGGTCCGGGTTGACCAGATCGAACCACACGAACGCCTGCGGGTCGTCCAGCAGCCCACGCGCGAGGTTCAGGTCCAGCGGAAGGTGCCGCACCTTGCCGTCCCGGAACACATGCGCCTCGGCATGGGGCGCGGGTTGACCACTTCCATCCAGCAAAGGGTCGCCCGGTCCGGCGTCTGTCGGAGGACGTGGCGGCGCCGACTGGGAAGAAGGAGACGTGGCATCCGCAGCGGGAGAAGCGGCCATGCGCCACATCATAAGCGCCGCTGTGCTCGCTGCCGACCGAGGAGTCAGGGAAAACGACAAAAGCTGTGTAGGGCTCGCCGACGCTCAGGCCGGCGAATCGGCTAGAGTCCGCCTCACTCATGGCCCGGCCCTCCTCTCCCCCCGGCAACGAGCTGTCCACCGACCCCGCTCAGCTCGAAGGGCTGCTGCGCGAAAACGCCGAAATCAACCGCCTGCTGCGCGAACAGGCCGAGCTGGGGCTCACGCAGCTTCACCGGCCCATCGAGCAACTCGGGGTGCTGCTCAGCCGCCCGGCGGTGGTCGTCACGGCGTTTGTCCTGTTTCTGCTGTGGATCGTGCTCAACCTCGACATCAAGGTGATCACCCACAAGCCCTGGGACGAGCCGCCGTTTTTCTGGCTTCAGGGACTGATCGGGCTGCTGAGCCTGATTACCACCGTGACTGTGTTAATTTCACAGGCGCGGCAGGCGCAACTCGCCGAGCAACGGGCGCAACTTCAGTTGCAGATCGTCCTGCTCACCGAGCAGCGCAGCGCCAAGATCATCGCCCTGCTGGAAGAACTACGCCGCGACCTGCCCAACGTGCGCGACCGCCCCGACCCCGAAGCCGAGGCGCTGAAACAGGCGAGCGACCCCGAGGCCATTCTGGAAGCGCTGCAAACCCTGGAAGAAGGCGGCCCGACCAGCCTGCCTGCCAGGGAAGACGGCTGAACAGTGAGCGGTGACCGCAGACGAACCCCTATGCTGCGGGGCATGTCCCCTTCTTCCCTGCTCGACGCCGTGGTGGTCGGCGCCGGTCCCAACGGTCTCGCGGCGGCGGTCACCCTGGCGCGCGCCGGGCTGCGGGTGCAGGTGCTCGAGGCGCATGAGCGCGTGGGCGGTGGCCTGAGCAGCGCCGAACTCACCCTGCCCGGCTTCGTGCATGACGTGGGCTCGGCCATTCACCCGCTCGCCGCCGCCTCGCCCGCATTCCGGGAGTGGCCGCTGCACGCTTTCGGGCTGCGCTGGATTCACCCGCCGGCACCGCTGGGACAAACGCTCGCGGGCGGCGGCAGCGTGACGCTCGAGCGCGACCTCAGCGCGACTGCTGCGGTCCTGGGCGCCGACGGCCCCGCCTGGGAACGCCTCTTCGCGCCGCTGGTGCAGGAGTGGGAAGAGCTGCTGGACGATATTTTGCGGCCTCTCCCCCACGTGCCGCGCCACCCGTTCACGCTCGCCCGCTTCGGCCTGCGGGCGCTGCCTCCGGCTGACCTGCTGGGCCGCACGCTCTTTCGCACGCCGCAGGCCCGCGCCCTGTGGRACGGCATCGCCGCGCACACTGGGTTGCCACTGACCACGCCCGGCACCTCGGCCATGACGCTGGTGCTGGCGCTGACGGCGCACGCGGTGGGCTGGCCTTTTCCAGCAGGCGGCGCCCAGGCGCTGGCCGACGCGCTGCGGAGGTATCTGGAATATCTGGGAGGCGAGGTGATTACGGGCGTGCGCGTCAGCCAGCCGCGCGACCTGCCCCCGGCCCGTGTGACGCTGGTGGATTCCAGCCCGGCGGTGCTCCTCCGCCTGCTCGGGGACCGCGCTCCGGCGAGTTACCGCGCCGCGCTGTCCCGCTACCGCTACGGCGCGGGGATGCAGAAATTCGACTACGCGCTCAGCGGCCCGTTGCCCTGGCAAGACGAGCGGCTGCGGCGGGCGGCCACCGTTCACATCGCCGGAAGCGCCGCTGAAATCGTGGCGTCCGAAGCGTCGTTGCAGTCGGAGCGGCCCTACCTCCTCGCCGCGCAGCACAGCCTTTTTGACCCCTCACGTGCCCCGGCGGGCGGGCACACCCTGTGGGTCTACGCCCACGTCCCCAACGGCTCGGACGCCGACTTGCGGCCCCGGGTCGAAGCGCAACTCGAACGCTTTGCCCCCGGTTTCCACGAGCGGGTGCTCGCCTGCCGGGTGACCACCGCGTCGCAGCTTGAGCGCTTTAGCCCGGTCTTCGTTGGCGGCGACGTGGCGGGCGGGGCGGTGACCCTGCCGCAGCTTGTCGCGCGCCCGGTGCTGTCGGCGGCTCCCTACCGCACGCCGGTGCGCGGGGTGTATCTGTGTTCGAGCTCCACGCCTCCCGGTGGCGGCATTCACGGCATGTGCGGGGTCAACGCGGCACGAACGGCGCTGGCAGACGAGTTCGGCTTCAGGAAGTAAAGCCGCCCTCAGCCGGGCAGGTCCACACAAAATTCGCTTAAGGCCCCTGCAACCCGCCACGCCCCCAGCTTCGGCACACTGGGCAGCAGGAGACCTCATGACCAACGACGACAAGACCAAGCAGGCCAATGGCCAGCCCGAAACCGCCGCCACCGAGAACATGCCGCAGGAGGTGCCCGCCGAAACCCAGGAGCAGCAGCCCGGCAGCGAAGCCGAAATGAGCCTGGCCCCGGTGGTCATCCGTGACGATTACCGGGGCAGCGACAAGCTGAAGGGCAAGGTGGCCCTCATCAGCGGCGGCGACAGCGGCATCGGGCGCGCGGTGGCCGTGCATTTTGCCCGCGAGGGGGCCGACGTGGCGATCTTGTACCTCGACGAGCACCAGGACGCGCGGGACACCCTGAAGATGGTGCAGGCCGAGGGCCGCCAGGGCCTGATCATCGCTGGCGACATTGGCGATCCCAAGTTCTGTCAGGACGCGGTGGCGCAGGTAATGAAGGAACTCGGCAAGCTCGACATTCTGGTCAACAACGCCGCCGAGCAGCACCCGCAGGAAAACCTCACCGACATCACCCCGGAGCAGCTCGAACGGACCTTCCGCACCAACATTTTCGGCATGTTCTACCTGACCCAGGCCGCCCTGCCACACCTGCAAAAAGGCGCCGTGATCGTCAACACCACCTCGGTCACCGCGTATAAGGGCAGCCCCGAACTGCTCGACTACTCCAGCACCAAGGGCGCCATCCTCGCCTTTACCCGCAGCCTGTCGCAAAACCTCGCCGACAAGGGCATTCGCGTCAACGCCGTGGCGCCCGGCCCCATCTGGACGCCGCTCATTCCCTCCACTTTTGACCAGAAGCGGGTGGCCGAGCACGGCAAAAAGACCCCGCTCGAGCGCCCCGGCCAGCCCGCCGAAGTCGCGCCGAGCTACGTGTTCCTCGCGTCGGAGGACAGCAGCTACATCACCGGGCAAGTCCTGCACCCCAACGGTGGGGACGTGGTCAACGGCTGACACGGCAGCAATAAAAAGGCCAGCGAGGGAAATCCTCCTGGCTTTTTTTCTGTCTGAACTCAGCGGTGCTGGTTGCGGCTGTCCTCGGGGGTGCGGTTGTCCTCCTGATCGGGGAATTCGTCGCCGCGCACCCGGTAGTAGCGCCGCAGCCACTGCCCCAGCCCGCTCAGGTCGGGAAACAGGGTCCGCTCGGTGATGTTCGCCTGATCGAGCCGGTCGCGCACTTCCCACTTCAGCTCGGCGGGCAGCAGCACACGCCGGGCGGCGCCGTCGTATTGGCCCAGCCACGTTTCTAGGTCGTCCTCGGGGTTGGACAGCATGGAAAACAGCGCCGACTGCTGCACGATGCGCTGGTCGAGCGAAGGTGGCTCCAGAAACATCAGGAAAGGGCGCCCGCTTTCACGCTCCATGCGTTCGAGCCAGTGGATGTCGGCGTCGAAGCTCAGGCCCTGAAGCCTCTCCCCCGCGCTGAACGTCGCCAGCATGTCGGTGGTAAACACACTGCTGCCCTAAACACACTGCTGCCCTCATGCCGCAGCAGGTGCGAGAGCGGCCCCGGCAGCGCGGCGTTGGTCGTCGCCATGTCAAGCATCCAGATCACGCCGTCTTTGTCGTAGTCGCGCTCCTCGGCGGTGGCAAAGTGCAGCGCGACAAGCGGCGAATAGCTCCAGTCGAGCAGCCGGGTCGGCAACCCGTGGTGCTGCCCGAGCGCCAGCCAGTACCACAGCACATTCTCGGTCTGCACGTTCGCCTGCGTGTACTTGCGAAACGCGCGTACCAGATGCCGCTCGATATCGCGCGTTTCCCCGGCGAGGCGCTGAAGCGAGGTCGTCAACCGGGCAGCGCGGCCCTGGCCCCGAAACACGTAGGGCGAGCGAAAACGCCGCAGCTCCGCGTTCCAGGAATTCTGGTTGAGCACCTCAAGCAATTCGAGCCAGCTGGCAACCCGAATGTCTTCCACGGCCTTTACTCCGCGTTGCCCTGTTCCGGCTGGCCCTGCAAGCGGCGGAAAGTCGCCAGCGCCTGCGCCACCACCTGGTCCATGTTGTAGTAGCGGTAGGTCGCCAGGCGGCCCACGAAGGTCACGTCCTGGGCGGCGTCAGCGAGCGCCTCGTACTTCTTGTACAGCTCGGCATTTTCGGGGCGCGGCACCGGATAGTAGGGGTCGCCCTCGGCGCGGGGGTACTCGTACACCACGCTGGTCTGGTGGTGCCGCTGCCCGGTGATGTGCTTGAACTCGCTCACGCGGGTGTAGGCGTAGTCGTTGGGGTAATTGACGGTGCCGGTGGGCAGCAGTTGCTCGGTGTCGTGCGTCTCGTGCCTGAATTCCAGGCTGCGGTAAGGCAACTTGCCGTAGCAGAAGTCGAAAAAGGCGTCCACCGGCCCGGTGTAGATCATGTGCTGGAAGGGAATGAAGTCCGCAATTTCGCGGTAATCGGTGTTCAGCATGACCTTGATATTCGGGCTGCTGAGCATGTTCTGGAACATCCGGGTGTAGCCGTGCAGCGGCATCGCCTGATAGGTGTCGGCGAAGTAGCGGTTGTCGCGGTTGGTGCGCGTAGGCACACGGGCGGTCACGCTGGCGTCGAGTTCGCTGGGGTCCAGGCCCCACTGCTTGCGGGTGTAGCCGCGAAAAAACTTGTTGTAGAGGTCGCGGCCCACTTTGCTGACCACCACGTCCTCGCTGGTGCGAACCTGCTCGACTTTTTCGGCCACCGACGCGAAGAATTCCTCGACCTGAAAGGACGTGAGGTTCAGCCCGTAGAGCCGGTTCACGGTGTCGAGGTTGATGGGAATGGGCAACAGTTGCCCGTCTACGCTCGCCAGCACGCGGTGCTGATAGGGCCGCCACTCGGTGAAGCGCGACAGGTACTCGAACACGTCTTTCGAATTGGTGTGGAAAATATG
The nucleotide sequence above comes from Deinococcus radiodurans R1 = ATCC 13939 = DSM 20539. Encoded proteins:
- a CDS encoding DUF4388 domain-containing protein; the protein is MTAVPRSPARPELVSALPILTILNDPDRAAMYRHLAGQAGVPTIEAEGALHALTQLERMPVAAIICDAQMEDMSGEDFREVVTAEESTHDVPVYVLPQLPEAGNGDAGALPTSPQVLGEVLTELGLSPAQLPVPLRTGAPAHLHGDLSQFSLPEFLNWVAEMRFSGHWLVTVSSRQGAAQPLAGHLVMRGGDLVYAECGGHSGKAAVFTLLQAIEEYRDAIFHFYLAEAPDDVRSPDLHAATPRLLIELAVDLDHHAAGHSLH
- a CDS encoding phosphatidate phosphatase App1 family protein, whose product is MTLRRIALTYAILTLLPASASAAQLTLLAHPQPGRVEVRVAEDDPWGQRPARAEDSAAVNVLRTLSQLLPNPLAGVPVRCTPERGETVNTQTDDRGHAACTLPPGAGAVRVEVPGAGAQAAPDWQLNRAAHLTVTDLDDTVIVTGVRQGGAARILRQNALTRPVFPGVQALLQAEAARGPMVYLSNSPEGLGAPLQELLGTRGFPAGPLLLRDFPSVSGAQHKGQALDTLARQTGATFTLLGDSGERDPEIYAAFVRAWPGRVERILIRDVVSGERHAEVERLLGGLGVAWEWLPGAQP
- the thrC gene encoding threonine synthase; amino-acid sequence: MKYVSTRSQTDLGSFCDVLLSGLAPDGGLAMPAFIPTFSAAELEALRGLSYPDLAYAVMRPFISDIPEADLRALLHATYRAEVFGSPDITPLTPLGESGLYLLELSNGPSLAFKDMAMQFMGHAFEYVLEKRDQRVNILGATSGDTGSAAEYAMLGKARVNVFMLSPQGRMSAFQQAQMYSLNEPNIFNIAIEGVFDDCQDLVKEVNADAEFKAKYHIGAVNSINWGRVLAQAVYYFRAYFALGLPADAEADFSVPSGNFGNVFAGYLAKRMGLPVGQLIVASNENDVLHEFFTTGSYHVRPAARVAVTSSPSMDIGKASNFERYLYLIAGADAVQTAGWWDEVGAGRPVELRDTAHWPEIQSSGFRAGKSTHADRLATIRRVDEQFGRLIDPHTADGVLAGEGFRRSGVPMVCLETALPAKFEETVREAVGRVPERPTRFVGIESKERFCDVLPNDAAALKAYLAAKLG
- a CDS encoding response regulator, producing MPDILIVDDSISVRKALEITLRNHNVSSASAVSAEQALERLAEDPGAFDLLMIDVIMPGKSGVELCEELKADPRYAALPVILMSGNVDDEVKEQAQQVGAEGLLKKPFRSEELIPLVQSTLEDARERRQHAADAVQPPAPATEQPAAEKMDDAALTALSDLLQTYEDHPRVRDVVMLDRQGQPLRQTGNVLPENIQLFARFFTNTAGVLGKQMLGEDIQDVTIRYGGHEMVIHNLPEHFVVVLMGEGQPSLQA
- a CDS encoding DUF1003 domain-containing protein, which translates into the protein MARPSSPPGNELSTDPAQLEGLLRENAEINRLLREQAELGLTQLHRPIEQLGVLLSRPAVVVTAFVLFLLWIVLNLDIKVITHKPWDEPPFFWLQGLIGLLSLITTVTVLISQARQAQLAEQRAQLQLQIVLLTEQRSAKIIALLEELRRDLPNVRDRPDPEAEALKQASDPEAILEALQTLEEGGPTSLPAREDG
- a CDS encoding hybrid sensor histidine kinase/response regulator; this encodes MAPVPAPAPAAATSIRVPAARLEGLMDQLGELVTARARMTQLLSRLDELQGSMTASQERFQRTVRDFEERYLNPDMVREEGAAPTTRMGGLDLSQQFAELEFDTYNDLNILSRSITELSADFAEVRRRLSDTAAELSEENEQLGKLVRRLRLDVNQTSRVAFSQTTARLRRWAREQQADLTLQVEGEDVLIESGILQRISDPLLHLLTNAAYHGLASESAESRRAAGKNPQGTVWIRAAEQGNFLEVTVADDGQGLDYARIRERALERGLRSAQELEQLSSDELGRLILLPGFSTAREVGNVAGRGVGLDVVATAVRQLGGELLISSERGVGTAFTLRVPTTQRIMDVLHLDLGAGHHAALPVGSVRSLRDVPLGDLRRDDGQLWLDFGGQPVPVVDARPIWGHAPQDTDTEAHLAVVSSISGLLALRVHDFGDIEEVAVTAPSGLLAPLDYLAGMAVSGTGQVLAILDPAGVLRLSRRPATWLGQAQRQVQATGNQRLLLVDDSLSVRRLVGRMLERGGYQVVTASDGQEALDLLQQDADFGAVVTDLEMPRVNGYELLSAVRARPATAGLPMLVMTTRAGEKHQRLAFQLGADDYFTKPVNEALLLRRLGTLQQAQQAGVSA
- a CDS encoding magnesium transporter CorA family protein, with the protein product MAASPAADATSPSSQSAPPRPPTDAGPGDPLLDGSGQPAPHAEAHVFRDGKVRHLPLDLNLARGLLDDPQAFVWFDLVNPDPADLEALREPFDLHPLAIEDALVGGQRVKVEPYDTFWFVVLHGASLPSQDRLQLHEMALFIGQRFVLTIQHQPLFADEEIVERWQLVPAAWRSSASSLTYVILDTIVDNLRELTDQIERELREVRTTMTRSQVVHPELLQRIFSLEEVTHEAYTVALSLRDTLPTFVHAPEEAPVGGPAQAPYYRDVHDHAIGVVERLGAERDLSQRVFDVYQSLAAQQQSEVARQLTVVSTIFLPLTFLTGFFGQNFEYLTQKIASERAFWVWGFGSYLLSLLAIAWVIRRVSRWGRDG